A stretch of DNA from Mauremys mutica isolate MM-2020 ecotype Southern chromosome 25, ASM2049712v1, whole genome shotgun sequence:
tggtgtgtgtgtgtgtgtgtgtgtcaggtgccagcagggagcagctgaggacagtgggggggagggggttcaggtgCCAGTGGGGAGCAGCGGGCCGGGTACCTGTGGGCTGCGAGAGCTCCAGGCGCTGGAGGCTGTTGCGCCGGGACGGGTTGAAGCTGCCCTTGGAGAGGCGTCTCTGGCGGCTGGAGAGCATGGCGGCTGGGGAGACGATGCCCGGGGGGGCCTGCTTCCCCATCCGGAAGTACAGATCCTCGATCTCCCTCTTCTGCACAGCCTGCAGTGTCTGCACTTCAGAGAGGTGCCTGGGGACAGCAGGGCCgtcagggcagggggcggacGCCTGTTTCTAGCCCAGCTGCCCATAGGGAGGAGACTGGCAGGAAGCTGCCTTACCCCGCCCCAGcacgggccagcagccccccgagAGCTCCCTGGAGCCAGAGGCGCTTGCACAAGGCCCAGCTTGCTTCCCTGCCGCCCCCAAGCAGTGCAGCACGTGGGAAAGGCCGGGCTGGGTCCCCCACTCACTTCTGGcgcaggctctgcagctcctccCAGATCTCCTCGTCCTCGCTCTCCGTGTCGTCGCTGCTCAGGTAGGACGAGCTGCGCGCGTAGCTCATCCACACCTGGCTCACCATGGCCTGCTGAGGGCTCTCAGCACCGCCCTCCCCAGGCCCCTCCTGGTCGCTCTCTGCCAGCGCCACCGGCGTCCCCTCCTCGGCCAGCAGCTCGTCGGGGTCCTGCACCGGGGTGTCAGGTACAGAGTCCGAGTCGGGGCTCGTGCTGCCCTCCGTGGCGGAGGAGCTGGGCACCGAGGGCTGGGAGGAGCCGCCAgccgccccctcccagggctcctGGCCACTCTGCTCACTGTCACTCTGGCTCTGCTGCCCCGGGGTGCTGTTGGCTGGGTCCTTGGACGTGGTCACCTGGAATCGGCCCAGAATCTGGGGCTTGGCCTCTGGGAACAAATGGGGAAGGGCAGGTTAGCAGGAGCCGGCCCAGCGTGGGCCAGGGCAGGTCTGGGCGTGGCTCTCCATGCACTGCGGGGGAGAGCTGGCACCAGGCACTCTGCGATGCCAGCCCTGTTCCCACCCCGGCAGGCTGCACCACAGCTCAACCAGCACCTTTACCTTCGTTGATGGGGGACAGCCGGGCCTTGGCCGTGCCAGGGGCGGGCGACTCTGAGACGATCAGGTGGCTGCTGGGTTTCGGGGAGCAGGGCGATACCTAGGAGAGAAGCCGGTGAGCCAGGTCAGGGAGCACAGAGCCACCCCCGTACGGGGTCCTGGCCCCCAGCAACATCCAGGACCATCTAATCCCCAACAGCAGATGGGCCGGGGATTGAGCTGTGGCTCCCTGGCtcaggcccaggcctctggattAACAGGCTGCTCCAGGCCTCGCTCCGAGCCAgcagcactgccccagcccaggggcagCGGCTCGTCCCCTGGAGTAacaccagccccagggctgctctaactggTCCCAGCATCACCCGCCCCCTGGGGCCATTCCACCAGCTCCGGCATGGCCTGCAGCCGGCCCCTTCCCACCAGCCCTACGCCGAGAGCCGGGGTCTGGCGCCACTAGGGCATATCCTGGCTGTGCCCCCACATTCCTGGGGCCTTCTGGCAGCTGTTTGACCCACCTCACTCTGCAGCACCCATGCCCCTTCTGGGGGTGCTTACCGAGCCGCTATCCAGCGCCCCTGCAGCAGGAGCTCTCCCCGATGCCAGCGGACTCTCCCCGATGCCGCTTCTTcccaggccctgagggggaagAGCTGGTCCCCAGCCCCCCGTGACGCAGGTGCTGGTGGGCTCCTGGGTCCCACTGCAGTGTGGCGCTGGCTCCACctggcctgcagggccaggggaggTGAAGTGTGCCGGCCCCAGGTACAGCGACTGCGGGCGAGGTATCGGTGCAGGGGCCAGGGGCCCACCCGGCGGGGCAGCAGCCAAGGAGACGGACGGCAGCAGCCTCTGGGCCATGCTCATCATTGCCAGGGAGAACATCTCAGCCAGCGAGAACAAGGGGGAGGTGGCAGGAGACCAGGGGGGCGCAGCGGGTGCGGTGCTGTTCATGGGTGGGCTCAGGGGGCCCAGGTCTCCCCTGGGTGGTGTGGTGGACAGCAGGGAGCCTCCAGCCTGGGGCCCGGATCTGGCAGTCTGGGGGAAACACTGGGATGTTGGCAGCTGGTACGGGGCCAGGCCAGGCACCGTCAGGGAGGAGGGCCAGCTCCACGCGGCTGCACTGGGGGAACCTGCGGAGGAGAAAGGGATGAGCATGGGAAGGGTTAATCATGTCCCCACTCCACGGCTGggtgctccccctccctcccgtctAGGGtccccacatccctgcccccaccccccccagctagCTGCTCCCTTGGAGGGGCCGCAGCGTGGGCGTTCCAGCTCGGCTGGGGGCCGCGGCCAGGcctggggaagcgggggaggcCGGTGTCCGAGCCGGTACCTGGCGgttctgctgggagcagaggctgcagcccagcGGGCTGGGTCCCTGGCGGGGTGTCTGCGAGGCTGAAGAGGTCGTTTTCAGAGGGGGAGCCACTAAGCGAGTGCTGGACCGGAGCCAGCTCCGACTGgcctgggctgctgcagcccagGTCTGGGACAGAGACAGGGAGTCAGTCCTGGCACCGCGCGGCCCCGACACCCCCAAGCagcagccctccccccactggggccAACTTGTGCAGctgccgggcagggggtggcgCAGGCCTCTCCCTGCATAGGGCAATGGCACCTGGCTACTGCTGCCCGGGCTGCAGGCACCCAGCCGGCCGCAGGCACCACCCTTCACAGCAGACACGCTTCCATCACAAGCCAGCGGGCAGCACAGGGCCACCTGGCCAGCCCCCCAGAGAGGGGGTGTCGCAGGCCAAGGGCTGGGACACCCtattggaggggggcaggggggggcaggcaCGTACCGCTGAGCAAGGACGAGGCCGAGATGGAGCGCGAGAGAtcctgcagctgcagctccgcCTGCCAACGAGAGACAGGGCCTGTgatgggccaggccagggctgcggcaggatctggcccacactCCCACCCAACCCCATGCTGGGACCCCCCAGCAGAGCCCGGGAAGCTGGAACATGCTCTCTGGAGCAATGCACGGGCGGGGGCGCTCACCAGGAAGGCTGCTCACCAAGAGCGAGGAGGCCACTCACTGGGCAGCCGGAGGGTGAGGGGGGTGCTCAACGGGGGTCCGGGGGCCACTCACAGAGGAGTGGAGAGGCGCTCGCCAGGGGGAGGGCGAGCTGCTCCCCGGGGGACGAGGGGGGGCTGCTCACTGGGGGCACTCACCGGGAGGCCGTTGCTGGTGGCAGAGGGCGACAGGCTCTCAGGCTGCGGgctgccagccgccctgctggcacCATGCCCGTCCTTGCGCAGCAGGGTCTCCACGCGCTGGATGATGTCCTGGATTCGATGGATGAAGCTGTCCTGCTCCGACTGGAGGATGAACTCGTTATTGACCTGTGGGGCCAGGCAAGTGGGTCAGTGCTGGGTGCGGGCCCCCCAAACCCTGCCGAgcccagccaggccctgcactCACCATGACGGCCGCAATCTCCTCCGGGTTGTCCCCGTCCAGGTCGAACTTGAAGGTCACCATCTTGTTGTTGTAGGTCTGCAGCTGGCACTCCACCACCCTGTCGCTCTTGTCTGAGAtctgcggggcaggggcagctcatAGGCAGCTGCGGAGACCCCCACCACCCGCCGCCGGGAGCCAGGTGACACACAGGGAGGGGCCAGCGGTTGCAGTGCCAGGCCTGTGCCAGCCCCGCTTCTCAGCCAGTGCAGATGGGTGGTTTGGGGGGGCCCTTTTGCCCCCTCAATGGAAACATGAAGGGCTGATCGGCGCTTCTGTCCCCCACATCGTTCCCTGTGAACTGCACGTCCACACACGGGCAGGAGATCAGGACCCAGGGCACTGGAGCAGCCGCCGTGGTGCCTCcatggggccagggccagctaGGAACCAGGGAGATCGGCCCAGGAGCAGTTGCTCCCCAggcaccccccattccctgccaccctGACCTCCCCCCGACAGCTGCCGCCCCACACTCCCCATTCCCAGTGAGCTTCGGCCCCTCGCAGCCTGTGAACAAAGGCAGGGCAGGTGCCGGTGGCGCTTACGTTGGTGATGCGCAGCCTTGACCTGGCTCGGCGCCGCAGCAGCTTCCCAGAGGCCCGCTTGGCCGGCAGCTTGGCGTTCTGCTCGCTGGCCGAGAGCCCTTCGCAGCCGTCGCTCAGGCCGGATGCCACGTCCGACGCGTAGCTGTGGGGAGGCCCCAGCACAGGGGCAAGAGTTAATGGCCAatcccacctgccccagcccagtatCCCCTGTAACCCGCCCTGATCCCCATCTCAGTGACCAGCCCCAGCCCATTCCAGCCACcgcctcccgggggggggggggggcaaacagctgacTCCTCCcacccaggggctgggggcacggCGCTGACGGAGCAGGGCCCAGACATACCTGTCCACTGGGGAAGAGAACTCGCTGGCCGGGGCAGACGGCAGGCGCTCCATGGGCGAGCTCACTGCGATGCTCTGCAGGGGAGAAGCCAGAGTGAGGGGGCATTGTGgcacccccagcagccccccaaaGGGGAGCGTCAGGTGCCCCTGTGGCAGTGCGAGGCCCCACTCACCACAGGGAAGCAGCTCTCTGACTGGGCAGCTGGTGGGCTGGAAGGGTCCCCGGTGGAGAAGGTGCCCGAGTGGCAGTGGGACAGGTCTGGTGAGTCCACGAATCCAGAGGAGCTCAGGTACCCGTCCGTCTCGCagtcagctggggagcagagagcagggtgAGTGGCCAGCCCAGGGGCCCATCCCAccaaatcctggctcccagctgcccaggggggagggccagggcaggctcccccCCGCAGGAGCTGCCGTTTCTCGCCCCCCTTCCGCAGGAGAACGGGAGAGAAACAGGAGCAGCTGCCTCAACCGATCACTGCCAGGGTGCCACGTTCCAGGCTCCCAGCAATATCAGCCGCAGACACCAATGAGAGGCTGGGAGCtgctctccctgcaccccagggaGACGCAGGCCAATGccagcaacaccccccccccgcaccccacggTGCCCGCGCACTGGCTACGTACAGGTGGTGGAGGAATAGCTGGTGTGCCGGTACAGGAAGTGCTGGTGCTGATCTGCCTCGGGCTCCTCGGGCTCCGGAAGGAAGGTGCCCCCAAAGACAGAGTCCCCGGAGCCAGGCGTGGCCGGTGAGGCCTGGGGGGTGGTAGGCACCGGGGGGCACTTCAGCTCCTCCAGCAGGGGCAGGATGCCTGGCTGCTTCTCCTGCTCCTGGTGCTGCAGCTCATCCTGCGCCCGCTTCATCTTCTCCCGCTTGCGCTTGATGGTGACCACGCGGTCCCGCACCGCCTTGGCCACCAGCTTGTAGTCCGCCTCACACACAAAGCCCAGGGTCACCTGCATGAGGTGCAGGGGGCGCGTCAGGCCCTGCCCCGGCAAAGCCTGGCAGAGCGATCTGGGCACCCAGGGAGGCAGTGAGCCAGGCACAGGCGAGGtcagggagtggggcttggtTGTGCCCAGGCAGAGGGTCAGACAGTCGCTGCCCCGGAACGGACCCTGCCCCCTGCACAGCAGCAGCGCCTGCTACAGGCTGCAGCAAGCCAGCAGCACAGATCCCAGCGGCGAGCGGCTCCCCCGCGCCAGAGCTGTGGGTACGCGGAGGGGACCGGGCCTGGCCCAGTTCATTGTCTCCCCATCccaggcgggggcagggctgctccccctccctccgtggGAACCTACCATCTCCTGGGCCACCTCCTCGGCCACGTCCTTGTGCAGCTCGAAGAGGAACTCGAGGGCGTTGTTGTCCTTGTACTTGCCGTGCAGTTTCTTGGTGTCGTCCATGCGCAGCCAGAGCTTGAGGCCGGACTTGACGCCGTCGTCCTCCTCGGCCAGCTCCACATGCACCCCCGTGTCCTCCTGGAAGAAGGAGTGCTCCAGCAGGTCCTGGATGGTGTACCTGGCGGACAGGCCGGGGTCAGCGCAGCCTGGGCACCCTGGGGGGGCCGCTGCCCAGCCGGGGAACCCAGTACGGCACAACTGGCACCACGGGACAGAGCCGGCACCAGGGCGCCCTAGCTCATCTGGAACCCGGGCCGCCAGCCCAACCCGGCCAGCCCCCTCCACCCTAGAGGCCTgcagccccccatccctgccccaccggCCCCACCAAGCCGCGTGGCCCCACGCTCCTGCCCTGCCACGCCCACCTCTCAGCCTTGTTCATGCGGATGCAGCCCTCAATGATTTCCTTCAGCTCTGGCACCTTCACCTTGTAGAAGCTGTTGGGTTTCATGCCCTGCAGGGAGACATCCCGACAGTCAGGCAGGTCCCAGGCCAGGCTGTGCCCGAGCAGCTGtgacaccctctgcagcgctgcgaGCAGACGTCCCTGAACGTGCAGGGGGccggactgaggtgagactggcCCTGCGAGCAAGTGACATCTGGGGCTGCCCTCTGGCTCCTGggacctgactcccagtccccgcAAGTTGAGTGTGGAAGGGACCCCgcagggaggggccaggaggacagagacccCGATTCAGGCAGGCGAGAGCCAGTGGCTCAGAGTGAGCGGAACCACCCAGCACCAGTCCCTGACGGGCCAGGCAGAGCCCAGTGCAGACCAGCTTCCCTGGCcatgcccctccctgccctgagcgAGGGGGCAGAGCAGTTCTGGGTGACGGGAGGTCATGGAGCAAACTGGCACCGCACTGGATCTGGCCGGCTCGGGGTCGTTAAGGCTGCGGGCTGGCCCAGGGCAGCGGAGCAGACCAGGTTCACAAACAGCTTCCTGGTTCCACTCCATTAACGCTGGAGGCTGCTGCTCCCAGGTCCCGGCACGCCAGGGAGCAGCACGTGGACAGCCACGCGGCCTCCGCCAGGCCGAAACCTGCtgcggggagcagagcagggggcagccGGGAGGCACAGCTATGGGGGAATGGGACCCGCCTGCAAGAGCATCCAGGGGAGCCCCGAGCGGCTCCCCCTTCTGTCCCCAGCCAAGGGACCCAAGAGCTCAGCAGTGGCTAGCGGCTGTCCTGGGCACCTCTGCCCCAGTGTCTAGgtgtggagctgctcccagagcagCCTCAGGAAGGAGGGAGTGTCTTAGTTAAGGACCAGGCTGGGGTTGAGCAGCtccggggggaggaagggggagagaggggtccCCAAGCAgtgccagtggggggggggtcccccggCCCCTAGAGTGGCTCTGGCAGGGGTGGAGGTTCCTTGGCTGagcggcagggggaggggtgtcccCAGTCCCCCAGAGTGGTTCAGGCAGGGGAGCGGTTTCCCTGGCAGAGCggtgctggtgggggggaagggggatcccCAGGCCCCCAGAGTGGCTCCAGCAGGGGAGCGGTTTCCCTGGCAGGGTGGTGCTGGTGGGCGGGAAGGGGGGTCCCCAGGCCCCCAGAGTGGCTCCGGCAGGGGAGCGGTTTCCCTGGCAGAGCggtgctggtgggggggaaggggggtcccCAGGCCCCCAGAGTGGCTCCGGCAGGGGAGTGGTTTCCCTGGCAGGGCAGTGCCAGCAGGGGGTCCCCAGGCCCCCAGAGTGGCTCCGGCAGGGGAGCGGTTTCCCTGGCAGGGCAGTGCCAGCAGGGGGTCCCCAGGCCCCCAGAGTGGCTCCGGCAGGGGAGTGGTTTCCCTGGGAGGGCAGTGccagcgggggagaggggggtcccCAGGCCCCCAGAGTGGCTCCGGCAGGGGAGCGGTTTCCCTGGCAGAGCGGTGCTGGTAGGGGGGTCCCCGCATCGAGGCGCAGACAAAGCCACTCACCGAGGTGACCTTGCGGTAGATCTGGGCGGCGTTCTGGCACTCTGAGTAGGGGTATTCCGAGGTGGCCATCTCCAGCATGCACATGCCGAAGGCGTAGACATCCACCGCCTCGTCGTACTTCTCCTCGTACATCTCGGGGGCCATGAACTCCGGGGTGCCTGGGGGCGCAGGAGACAACTCAGCGCCAAGCTGCTCCTTGGGGCTGGCTAGCCACACCCTGCTGGCctagggtggggggctggctgcaggggaggctgCGCTCCCCGACTCATCTCAGCAGTGCCAGGCTGGCGTTGGCCACCCCAGGGGTCCCATGGCAGAGGGCGCCCCCCGGACCGTGAGTGGCCCCTCAGCCAGGCCATCCCGGGGACCCGCCCGAGGGGCCCGGCTGCTCGCGCGCCCAGCCCGGTACCTATGACGCTCTTGGCGAAGGAGGCCCGCTTGAGCGTGGCCAGGCCCAGGTCCCCGATCTTGACGGAGCCGGTGGGGCCCGTGATGAAGATGTTGTCGCACTTGAGGTCGCGATGGATGATGGGGGGCGAGCGCGTGTGCAGGAAGTGCAGCCCCTTGAGGATCTGCCGGCTCCAGCGCTGCAGGACCTTCAGCTTCATCTCCTTGAAGCGCTTCAGGTAGCTGCGAGGGCGACACGGGCGACATGAGGGGGCGACTCCAGCGGCTCCCCCCGGCCAGGCGCCACCCAAGCTGCACGGAGCTGGGCAGCAGGGTCCCGGCGCAGGCTGTGTGGAGACTCTCCTCACCCAGGCAGCACACACAGCGGGCTCCGCAGGAACGGGCGGCTCTGTAGTGCCAAGGGCCAAGCACGGGCCTAGGAACGGCGAGCAGCCGGAGCTGCCTGGTGCAGCGCAGCACGGCGAGGTAAGGGCGCCCGGGACGCACTGACAGCTGCTTCCTGAGCAGAGGGACCTCACAGAGCGCCTGGCAGGCCCTGGGCTtggccccagcacccccaccagTTCACAGCCCAGCTTGGCCGAGAGGAGCTGCGAGCTCTGCCCGGATCCTGCCCGGGCCCCTTCacgccaggcaggggcggcttgGAATGCACCTGGCCCACATGCTGGCCAAGCTCGCGGTGCCAGCAACCACAGCGGTGACACGCAGGCCAGACAGGGTCCCCCCCACccgctaggaccctaccccctctccacctgccacacaacccccaccctgccagaccccccggctccctcccccgccacccgctaggaccctaccccctctCCACCTGCCACACAACCCCCACCTTGCCAgaccccccggctccctcccccgccacccgctaggaccctaccccctctccccacaggccccagtgcctcctctccacctgccacacaacccccaccctgccagaccccccggctccctcccccgccacccgctaggaccctaccccctctccacctgccacacaacccccaccctgccagaccccccggctccctcccccgccacccgctaggaccctaccccccctccccacaggccccagtgccccctctccacctgccacacaacccccaccctgccagaccccccagctccctccccccccacccgctaggaccctaccccctctCCACCTGCCACACAACCCCCACCTTGCCAgaccccccggctccctcccccgccacccgctaggaccctcccccctctccccacaggccccagtgcctcctctccacctgccacacaacccccaccctgccagaccccccagctccctcccccccccacccgctaggaccctaccccctctccccacaggccccagtgcctcctctccacctgccacacaacccccaccctgccagaccccccagctccctcccccgccacccgctaggaccctaccccctctccccacaggccccagtgcctcctctccacctgccacacaacccccaccctgccagaccccccagctccctccccccccacccgctaggaccctaccccctctccccacaggccccagtgcctcctctccacctgccacACAACCCCCACCTTGCCAGACCCCCcggcttcctccccccccacccgctaggaccctaccccctctccccacaggccccagtgccccccctccacctgccACACAACCCCCACCTTGCCAgaccccccggctccctcccccgccacccgctaggaccctaccccctctccccacaggccccagtgcctcctctccacctgccacacaacccccaccctgccagaccccccagctccctcccccgccacccgctaggaccctaccccctctccccacaggcgCCAGTGCGCCCCCTCCGCCTGCCACacaacccccaccctgccagaCCCCCCGgcttcctcccccaccacccgctaggaccctaccccctctccccacaggccccagtgcctcctctccacctgccacacaacccccaccctgccagaccccccagctccctcccccccacccgctaggaccctaccccccctccccacaggccccagtgccccccctccGCCTGCCACacaacccccaccctgccagaccccccagctccctccccccgccacccgctaggaccctaccccctttCCCCACAGGCCCCAGTGcctcctctccacctgccacACAACCCCCACCTTGccagacccccctgctccctccccccccacccgctaggaccctaccccctctccccacaggccccagtgccccccctccGCCTGCCACacaacccccaccctgccagaCCCCCCGgcttcctcccccaccacccgctaggaccctaccccctctccccacaggccccagtgcctcctctccacctgccacacaacccccaccctgccagaCCCCCCGgcttcctcccccaccacccgCTAGAACcctaccccctctccccacaggccccagtgccccccctccacctgccacacaacccccaccctgccagacccccctgctccctcccccgccacccgctaggaccctaccccccctccccacaggcgcCAGTGCCCCCCCTCCGCCTGCCACacaacccccaccctgccagaccccccagctccctcccccgccacccgctaggaccctaccccctttCCCCACAGGCCCCAGTGcctcctctccacctgccacacaacccccaccctgccagaccccccagctccctccccccccacccgctaggaccctaccccctctccccacaggcgCCAGTGCCCCCCCTCCGCCTGCCACacaacccccaccctgccagaCCCCCCGgcttcctcccccaccacccgctaggaccctaccccctctCGCCCCAGGCCCCAGTGcctcctctccacctgccacacaacccccaccctgccagaccccccggctccctcccccgccacccgctaggaccctaccccctctccccacaggcacCAGTGCCCCCCGTCTGCCTGCCACACAACCCCCGCCCAGCAGAACCTGGAGcccgcccccctgccagcccagcccagccccgctcaCGTTTTCAGGGTGCCCGAGGTCATGAGCTCAGTGACCAACACGATGCAGATCTGGCCCTTGATGGCTGACTTCCAGGAGTCGTAGAAGCGGACAATATTGGGATGCTGCAGGCCCTTCAGCATCTCCACCTCCTCGCTGAAGCGCTGCCGTTCAGCCTTCGACAGCTTCCGGGTCTGCAAGGAACCCACAGGAGAGGCATGAGTTGCCACTGGGGGGCGCCCTCTGGCACCGGGGCTGGTGGCACAATGGACCGGTcctggcctgagccagccccatggccctgccACGGAGCCTCCCCCTCGCTCCCCCATAGCCCTGCCTCAGAGCCCCTCAAACCAACCCAGCCACTGAGAGCCCCCATGCTCCCACCCAGAGATGGAGCCCCTATCCATCCTCCTGGCTCCCTTTGCCAGCCACATACACGGCAGCAAGGCCATGCCAAGCTCCCAGTGCCACGCACAGACAGCAGCCCCATGAGCACTGCTGGCGCTGCCCAGGGCAGCAGGATTACTCATGTAGGAGAGACGAGCGGAGCCAGGCACCACGGCACCAGCAAGGCCACGCAGAGCATCCCCCCCACGCAGGGCTGAGGAGCTGGCAGCCGCTAATCGTGCCGGCTGGACGCGCTGTGCAGCCCAGCTGCCAGACTCCCCCAGAACGCCCCGGCCCGGCTTATCAGCACCAGAGACAGCCCGTATCTGGGTCAGGATGGACATGGAGTGTCGGGGGAGGGCAGAGCAGCCGGCTGCGGGCACAAAAGCAGAAATTCACTCACCTCCCAGCCCCCGAGAGCAAGCAGGGACGGCAGGACCCTTTGCCCAGCAAACAGCCGGGCTCTGCACAGAGAGAGCCGGGGCCAAACCAAGCCCCCCGTGTGCCAGCCCCCAGAAGGGAAGGAcgtgtctcccctgccccttccagggagcagagaggcctggcagggacagggcaggggtgagacTTTTTGGCTTACTGGGGATTTGCTTGCtggatgtggggagggggctgagccaGCATTTCAGCAGCTGGCCTGGCGGGGGCACGGTGCCCACGCGGCACGCTGGGGTGTTAGTGAGACACAAGCCACCCCCGGCACTCAGATTCTCCAGCGGGGACGCAGATCACCGGCTGATGAGGCAGCGTGGGGCCCCTCTCCCTCCCGCGCCCAGTGGGCCCACCCAGAGGAGGCTGCCCGCTCGCACGGTGCTGGGCATGCGCCCATGTGGACTTGGAGTGACACCCACAAAGCCACCGGTGTCTGCAcctcctgctgcagctgtgggCCATGCAGGGCCGGAGGTTTGATTAAAACCTTTATCCAACGGGAGGGGCAAACCCAACTCCTCCCCAGCAGCCCACCCAGCCTGCCTTTGTGCCTCCAGCTCAGGGCACGCACCTCGTCTGCGTGGGGGCTC
This window harbors:
- the WNK4 gene encoding serine/threonine-protein kinase WNK4 isoform X4, which codes for MGLLSVRGTGSLAWPCCRTRKLSKAERQRFSEEVEMLKGLQHPNIVRFYDSWKSAIKGQICIVLVTELMTSGTLKTYLKRFKEMKLKVLQRWSRQILKGLHFLHTRSPPIIHRDLKCDNIFITGPTGSVKIGDLGLATLKRASFAKSVIGTPEFMAPEMYEEKYDEAVDVYAFGMCMLEMATSEYPYSECQNAAQIYRKVTSGMKPNSFYKVKVPELKEIIEGCIRMNKAERYTIQDLLEHSFFQEDTGVHVELAEEDDGVKSGLKLWLRMDDTKKLHGKYKDNNALEFLFELHKDVAEEVAQEMVTLGFVCEADYKLVAKAVRDRVVTIKRKREKMKRAQDELQHQEQEKQPGILPLLEELKCPPVPTTPQASPATPGSGDSVFGGTFLPEPEEPEADQHQHFLYRHTSYSSTTSDCETDGYLSSSGFVDSPDLSHCHSGTFSTGDPSSPPAAQSESCFPVSIAVSSPMERLPSAPASEFSSPVDSYASDVASGLSDGCEGLSASEQNAKLPAKRASGKLLRRRARSRLRITNISDKSDRVVECQLQTYNNKMVTFKFDLDGDNPEEIAAVMVNNEFILQSEQDSFIHRIQDIIQRVETLLRKDGHGASRAAGSPQPESLSPSATSNGLPAELQLQDLSRSISASSLLSDLGCSSPGQSELAPVQHSLSGSPSENDLFSLADTPPGTQPAGLQPLLPAEPPGSPSAAAWSWPSSLTVPGLAPYQLPTSQCFPQTARSGPQAGGSLLSTTPPRGDLGPLSPPMNSTAPAAPPWSPATSPLFSLAEMFSLAMMSMAQRLLPSVSLAAAPPGGPLAPAPIPRPQSLYLGPAHFTSPGPAGQVEPAPHCSGTQEPTSTCVTGGWGPALPPQGLGRSGIGESPLASGRAPAAGALDSGSVSPCSPKPSSHLIVSESPAPGTAKARLSPINEEAKPQILGRFQVTTSKDPANSTPGQQSQSDSEQSGQEPWEGAAGGSSQPSVPSSSATEGSTSPDSDSVPDTPVQDPDELLAEEGTPVALAESDQEGPGEGGAESPQQAMVSQVWMSYARSSSYLSSDDTESEDEEIWEELQSLRQKHLSEVQTLQAVQKREIEDLYFRMGKQAPPGIVSPAAMLSSRQRRLSKGSFNPSRRNSLQRLELSQPTAGIMRRNSLSGSSTGSQEQRPSRGVTFAGDLSRT
- the WNK4 gene encoding serine/threonine-protein kinase WNK4 isoform X2, with the protein product MLMLHVAGPPAAGAMSQTEVDLSGCGIALEPGTPGRAAPLRSRGRESRRGSYRFNRRSSAELERLGYEGPPGSGPAGAQEARGDPRALQGAEPAARSGSGSESGGQTPSPPPPGRVSPRGAPPDESRRAQEENEEIETRAVATSPDGRFLKFDIEIGRGSFKTVYKGLDTETTVEVAWCELQTRKLSKAERQRFSEEVEMLKGLQHPNIVRFYDSWKSAIKGQICIVLVTELMTSGTLKTYLKRFKEMKLKVLQRWSRQILKGLHFLHTRSPPIIHRDLKCDNIFITGPTGSVKIGDLGLATLKRASFAKSVIGTPEFMAPEMYEEKYDEAVDVYAFGMCMLEMATSEYPYSECQNAAQIYRKVTSGMKPNSFYKVKVPELKEIIEGCIRMNKAERYTIQDLLEHSFFQEDTGVHVELAEEDDGVKSGLKLWLRMDDTKKLHGKYKDNNALEFLFELHKDVAEEVAQEMVTLGFVCEADYKLVAKAVRDRVVTIKRKREKMKRAQDELQHQEQEKQPGILPLLEELKCPPVPTTPQASPATPGSGDSVFGGTFLPEPEEPEADQHQHFLYRHTSYSSTTSDCETDGYLSSSGFVDSPDLSHCHSGTFSTGDPSSPPAAQSESCFPVSIAVSSPMERLPSAPASEFSSPVDSYASDVASGLSDGCEGLSASEQNAKLPAKRASGKLLRRRARSRLRITNISDKSDRVVECQLQTYNNKMVTFKFDLDGDNPEEIAAVMVNNEFILQSEQDSFIHRIQDIIQRVETLLRKDGHGASRAAGSPQPESLSPSATSNGLPAELQLQDLSRSISASSLLSDLGCSSPGQSELAPVQHSLSGSPSENDLFSLADTPPGTQPAGLQPLLPAEPPGSPSAAAWSWPSSLTVPGLAPYQLPTSQCFPQTARSGPQAGGSLLSTTPPRGDLGPLSPPMNSTAPAAPPWSPATSPLFSLAEMFSLAMMSMAQRLLPSVSLAAAPPGGPLAPAPIPRPQSLYLGPAHFTSPGPAGQVEPAPHCSGTQEPTSTCVTGGWGPALPPQGLGRSGIGESPLASGRAPAAGALDSGSVSPCSPKPSSHLIVSESPAPGTAKARLSPINEEAKPQILGRFQVTTSKDPANSTPGQQSQSDSEQSGQEPWEGAAGGSSQPSVPSSSATEGSTSPDSDSVPDTPVQDPDELLAEEGTPVALAESDQEGPGEGGAESPQQAMVSQVWMSYARSSSYLSSDDTESEDEEIWEELQSLRQKHLSEVQTLQAVQKREIEDLYFRMGKQAPPGIVSPAAMLSSRQRRLSKGSFNPSRRNSLQRLELSQPTGIMRRNSLSGSSTGSQEQRPSRGVTFAGDLSRT